Proteins from a genomic interval of Candidatus Angelobacter sp.:
- a CDS encoding Hsp20/alpha crystallin family protein, protein MALNKVSASVHFVKRPQSVGLDSSETYWVPNTDVYVAESGLVIKVELAGMRKEDLELTVEGSRLKISGQRPDGCRAAKCTFLVMEINYGAFESVIELPPGYDLGQAKAAYQNGFLRIDVPVLAPSSQKPISVSIPSGEG, encoded by the coding sequence ATGGCCTTGAACAAAGTTTCCGCATCCGTTCATTTCGTTAAACGACCGCAAAGCGTCGGTCTGGATTCCTCCGAAACCTACTGGGTGCCGAACACCGACGTTTATGTGGCCGAAAGTGGTCTCGTCATCAAGGTCGAGTTGGCCGGCATGCGCAAAGAGGATTTGGAGCTGACGGTCGAGGGCAGCCGCCTGAAGATCAGCGGACAGCGCCCGGACGGATGCCGCGCCGCGAAATGCACATTTCTGGTGATGGAAATCAATTACGGCGCGTTTGAAAGCGTCATTGAACTCCCTCCCGGGTACGATTTGGGCCAGGCGAAGGCCGCTTATCAAAATGGTTTTCTGCGCATTGATGTGCCGGTTCTCGCGCCCTCGTCGCAAAAGCCGATTTCAGTTTCCATTCCTTCCGGCGAAGGTTAA
- a CDS encoding formate dehydrogenase accessory sulfurtransferase FdhD: protein ARIPVVCAISAPSSLAVEFAREVGQTLIGFLRGDSFNVYSHPDRVLDPKAKTMSKGE, encoded by the coding sequence GGCGCGGATCCCCGTCGTTTGCGCGATCTCGGCACCATCGAGTCTGGCGGTCGAATTCGCCCGCGAAGTCGGACAGACCCTGATCGGTTTTTTGCGTGGTGACTCGTTCAACGTGTACTCGCATCCGGATCGAGTTTTGGACCCGAAAGCAAAGACCATGTCGAAAGGCGAGTGA
- the lon gene encoding endopeptidase La, producing the protein MTSPDTEFISILGASTGGSDTTITRAGGKSIPDVLPILGLSDIVIFPGMVAPLLVESAASIRLIDDVVAGDRFIGLVLQKKPDVENPAPEDLWNNGCAVRVVKMLKFPDNTVRVLVEGLRRFRIAQYESHEPYLRARIEVIRDSVEQSLELTAMTRNAQRQFQEIINLSPAMSDEVKVAALNTEHSGKLADLIAANLNLSLEEREQLLEMNVVRDRLTRLLPLLSRELEVLTLGSKIQKEVASSMSKSQRDFFLREQIRAIQRELGESDPATGEINSLRDQIEKNQLPDDAKKVGLKELERLQQIPTTTPEYTVSRNYLDWIVNLPWAKATEDKIDLAAAERILDEQHYGLTRVKDRLLEFLAVIKLKNKLKGPILCLVGPPGVGKTSLGKSVADALGRKFARIALGGMRDEAEIRGHRRTYVGALPGRIIQSLRRMESNNPVILLDEIDKVGSDFRGDPAAALLEVLDPQQNHTFTDNYLDMPFDLSHVLFITTANWLDPIHPALRDRLEVIELPSYTAAEKLQIAKRYLVPRQLEEHGLKPKLVKLPDAALKRLIQDYTREAGVRQLEREIAALTRKAARKIVSRQGLLRPLTITPDELPDYLGPAKFETEMAETITESGVAVGLAWTPVGGDILFIEATRMPGTGKLLLTGSLGEVMKESAQTALTYLRSQSKALKLDFTDFEKQDVHIHIPAGATPKDGPSAGVTIVAALASLLAQRLVGSDVAMTGEISLRGRVLPVGGIKEKVLAASRAGIKHVILPEQNRKDWVEVPAEVRRKLKAHFVRHISQILPLALRSQ; encoded by the coding sequence ATGACCTCACCGGACACTGAATTCATCAGCATCCTCGGAGCTTCCACCGGCGGCTCGGACACAACCATCACGCGCGCGGGCGGCAAGTCCATTCCGGACGTCCTGCCGATTCTCGGGTTGTCCGACATCGTGATTTTTCCCGGCATGGTGGCGCCGTTGCTCGTCGAGTCTGCGGCGAGCATCCGGCTGATCGACGACGTCGTCGCGGGAGATCGTTTCATCGGCCTGGTGCTGCAAAAGAAGCCGGACGTCGAGAATCCGGCGCCCGAGGATTTGTGGAACAACGGCTGCGCCGTGCGGGTGGTGAAAATGCTTAAGTTTCCGGACAACACCGTCCGGGTTCTCGTGGAGGGATTGCGCCGTTTCCGGATCGCGCAATACGAATCGCACGAGCCTTACCTCCGCGCAAGGATCGAAGTCATCCGCGACTCGGTCGAACAGTCGCTGGAATTGACCGCAATGACACGGAACGCGCAGCGTCAGTTCCAGGAAATCATCAACCTCTCACCCGCGATGTCCGACGAGGTCAAGGTCGCGGCGCTGAACACGGAACACTCCGGAAAACTTGCGGACCTGATCGCGGCGAACCTTAACCTGAGCCTGGAGGAACGGGAACAGTTGCTGGAAATGAACGTGGTCAGAGACCGGCTGACGCGCCTCCTGCCGCTGTTGAGCCGCGAGCTGGAAGTGCTGACACTCGGTTCAAAAATCCAGAAGGAAGTGGCTTCCTCAATGAGCAAGAGCCAGCGCGACTTCTTCCTGCGCGAGCAAATCCGCGCGATTCAGCGGGAACTGGGCGAATCCGATCCGGCCACCGGTGAGATCAATTCCCTCCGCGATCAGATCGAGAAAAATCAGCTTCCGGACGACGCGAAAAAAGTGGGGCTAAAGGAACTGGAACGTTTGCAGCAAATCCCGACGACGACCCCCGAATACACGGTTTCGCGGAATTATCTCGATTGGATCGTCAATCTGCCGTGGGCGAAGGCAACCGAAGACAAGATAGACCTTGCCGCCGCCGAGCGCATTCTCGACGAGCAACATTACGGATTGACCCGGGTGAAGGACCGGCTGCTGGAGTTTCTGGCGGTCATCAAGCTGAAGAACAAATTGAAAGGCCCGATCCTCTGTCTCGTCGGCCCGCCCGGCGTGGGCAAAACTTCGCTTGGTAAAAGCGTGGCTGACGCGCTTGGCCGGAAATTCGCCCGAATCGCACTGGGCGGCATGCGCGATGAAGCGGAGATCCGGGGACATCGGCGGACGTATGTGGGCGCATTGCCCGGCCGCATCATTCAAAGCCTGCGGCGCATGGAGAGCAATAACCCGGTCATTTTGCTGGACGAGATCGACAAGGTGGGGTCGGATTTCCGCGGCGATCCGGCGGCGGCACTGCTGGAAGTGCTCGATCCCCAGCAGAACCACACGTTCACCGACAATTACCTCGACATGCCGTTCGACCTGTCGCACGTCCTGTTCATCACCACGGCCAACTGGCTTGATCCGATCCATCCCGCATTGCGCGACCGGCTGGAAGTGATAGAGCTGCCCAGCTACACTGCTGCCGAGAAACTGCAAATCGCGAAACGCTATCTTGTGCCTCGCCAGTTGGAGGAGCATGGCTTGAAGCCCAAGCTTGTGAAACTGCCGGACGCGGCGTTAAAGCGATTGATCCAGGATTACACCCGGGAGGCGGGCGTCCGACAGCTGGAACGCGAAATCGCCGCCCTGACCCGCAAGGCGGCGCGTAAGATTGTAAGCCGGCAGGGTCTGCTCCGGCCGCTGACAATCACCCCCGATGAATTACCAGACTACCTTGGTCCGGCGAAGTTCGAGACCGAGATGGCCGAGACCATCACGGAGTCCGGTGTCGCCGTCGGTCTGGCCTGGACGCCTGTGGGGGGTGACATTCTGTTCATCGAGGCGACCCGCATGCCGGGCACCGGAAAACTGCTGCTGACCGGCTCGCTTGGCGAAGTGATGAAAGAGAGTGCACAGACGGCGCTGACGTATTTGCGAAGCCAGTCCAAAGCGTTGAAACTGGATTTTACCGATTTTGAAAAGCAGGACGTTCATATCCACATTCCGGCGGGCGCGACGCCCAAAGACGGTCCCAGCGCGGGTGTTACGATCGTCGCGGCCCTCGCATCGTTGCTGGCACAGCGTCTGGTCGGCTCCGACGTGGCGATGACGGGGGAAATAAGCTTGCGCGGCCGGGTGTTGCCCGTCGGCGGCATCAAGGAAAAGGTGCTTGCGGCGAGCCGCGCCGGTATCAAACATGTCATTCTGCCCGAACAAAACCGCAAAGATTGGGTCGAAGTCCCGGCGGAGGTTCGCCGGAAGCTCAAGGCCCACTTTGTTCGGCACATTTCGCAGATCCTGCCGCTCGCCCTGCGTTCACAATGA
- a CDS encoding thioesterase family protein, protein MPDRIFRHQHRVTYSDCTLGNHVYYARYLDILEEVRGEFFRSLRLPLLTLQQEDTVFPVIESRLEYIRAARYDDVLTIGLWLTELDRVRLNFGYHIDNQHNQSILEGSTHHVCATIAENPKRMPGKLTELLAPYLRTSST, encoded by the coding sequence ATGCCCGACAGAATCTTCCGCCATCAGCACCGCGTCACCTACTCCGATTGCACCCTGGGTAACCATGTTTACTATGCCCGCTACCTCGACATTCTCGAAGAGGTCCGTGGTGAGTTTTTCCGTTCGCTCCGACTCCCGCTGCTGACCCTGCAACAGGAGGACACCGTTTTTCCCGTGATCGAGAGCCGCCTTGAATACATTCGCGCCGCACGTTACGACGACGTCCTTACCATCGGCCTTTGGTTGACCGAACTCGACCGCGTGAGGCTCAACTTCGGTTACCACATTGACAATCAGCATAACCAATCCATCCTTGAAGGCAGCACTCATCACGTTTGTGCAACGATCGCCGAAAACCCGAAGCGCATGCCGGGTAAGTTGACCGAATTGCTCGCGCCGTACCTGCGCACGTCGTCAACCTGA
- a CDS encoding outer membrane lipoprotein-sorting protein, with product MFGICANVAATKPVAVSDEEGQKLAAELRLLRPADDLAIRGLLKIRDADGRRTNVPFHYRFISGEKTWQNVYEIEGGGGMAGETLKVIHTEGGPNRYLFSHRSNGSIGEPVAGDKAMIPFANSDFWLADLGLEFLHWPGQRIVHEAKIKMRKGRPCKVLESVNPRPDAAGYTRVRSWIDIETGQPILAEAYGPDNKLIKEFEIGSVTKVNGHWELKNMEMRNTGTDSRTVLEFQYDQKAGE from the coding sequence ATGTTTGGCATTTGCGCGAACGTTGCAGCAACGAAGCCCGTCGCGGTTTCCGACGAAGAGGGCCAGAAACTTGCCGCGGAACTCCGCCTGTTACGCCCGGCAGACGACCTGGCAATCCGGGGTCTGTTGAAGATTCGTGACGCTGACGGCAGGCGGACGAATGTCCCGTTTCACTATCGGTTCATTTCGGGCGAGAAGACGTGGCAGAATGTTTACGAAATCGAGGGCGGTGGCGGTATGGCGGGCGAGACGCTAAAGGTCATTCACACCGAGGGTGGGCCGAACCGTTATCTATTTTCGCACCGGAGCAATGGTTCAATTGGGGAGCCGGTCGCCGGCGACAAGGCGATGATTCCGTTTGCGAACTCCGACTTCTGGCTCGCCGATCTCGGTTTGGAATTTCTCCATTGGCCCGGACAGCGAATCGTCCATGAGGCCAAGATCAAGATGCGAAAGGGCCGTCCGTGCAAAGTGCTCGAAAGTGTCAACCCGCGGCCCGATGCCGCGGGTTATACGCGCGTCCGTTCCTGGATAGACATCGAAACGGGGCAGCCCATTCTCGCGGAGGCCTATGGGCCAGACAATAAACTGATCAAAGAATTCGAAATCGGCAGTGTGACGAAGGTCAACGGCCATTGGGAACTGAAAAACATGGAAATGCGCAACACGGGAACCGATTCCCGGACTGTTCTTGAATTTCAATACGACCAGAAGGCCGGGGAATAA
- a CDS encoding sigma-70 family RNA polymerase sigma factor yields MAKPAEAESQFVSGGPHRMKEAQATGPAGDDPVSAGHGPTWASPEFGAIYEEHSRQIFYLALRFLGDPAQAEDATHDVFLKAYRKLGEFRGDSAMRTWLYRIAINHCKNLRQTWYQRNMVSNADDSIWESAVSRTETPLRVLEIKELGERIQKTLDALPEEYRLLLLLVADEQLSYEEMAALTGQSSDAIRGKLHRARKSFVLQFQKPA; encoded by the coding sequence ATGGCCAAGCCTGCAGAAGCTGAATCTCAGTTCGTTTCCGGCGGGCCGCATCGCATGAAAGAGGCCCAGGCGACCGGTCCCGCTGGCGACGACCCAGTCTCCGCCGGCCACGGGCCGACGTGGGCCTCGCCTGAATTTGGCGCGATCTACGAGGAACATTCCCGCCAGATTTTCTATCTGGCCTTGCGTTTTCTCGGCGATCCGGCCCAGGCGGAAGATGCGACGCACGATGTGTTCCTGAAAGCCTACCGGAAACTCGGCGAATTTCGCGGCGACTCCGCGATGCGCACCTGGCTCTATCGCATCGCGATCAACCATTGCAAGAATCTCCGTCAGACCTGGTACCAGCGCAACATGGTCAGCAACGCGGACGACTCGATCTGGGAAAGCGCCGTCTCCAGGACGGAAACCCCGTTGCGCGTGCTCGAAATCAAGGAGCTTGGCGAGCGTATTCAAAAGACACTTGATGCCCTGCCGGAGGAATACCGGCTTCTGCTGCTGCTTGTGGCCGACGAACAGTTGAGTTACGAGGAAATGGCCGCCCTGACCGGGCAAAGCTCTGACGCGATCCGCGGCAAACTGCATCGTGCGCGAAAATCCTTTGTCCTCCAGTTCCAGAAACCCGCCTGA